From the genome of Oryza glaberrima chromosome 1, OglaRS2, whole genome shotgun sequence:
ACGGATTCCCTTGGGGAGACTATCCAATGTTTCTTTCTGTTTCAgcccctctgttttatatcttaGGCAGATATGAGATAGCATTTCGTCCTTAATATGTCCAGGCAACTTATTTCTTGCAGCAAACTGAGAGGCAGCATGGATTGTGTCCCTCTGCAGTATGGAAAGATGAGAACGATTAAGAGGTTTAAATGCACTTGATATTTGCAAAAATAGAAGGTATGTACTGCTTGGGAATGGTAGagtttttatgaatttttttaccAACAACCAATCTTATCTAATCTAAGTTCCCATTCATGATTCTACATGCAACTTTATTGTTAGTACAGTTCTGTACCAAAAAGAATTGTATAGCAATACTCATATTACTTCTAGCTGTGTCtatgcatgtatgcatatacAGGTGCACATTCAATTTGCAAGAGTTTTCGCATGCATCTCTACAGCACAGCCTTCGATTTCCAGACATGCTAGTGATAAGCTTAAAAATCCATAAGCAAAGtacttctttctctctcttttttttttgttccagttATTTTGCAAATCCACAAAGCAGGAATATCAACATCATCAAAATTGCTATAGGATTTCTTGAAGTTATTGGAAGAGTACGTACAAAATTCCTGGTCCGGCAACTTCCCTGAACAACCAGATTTGTCATGTTACCTATGAGGTATGCTGTCAATCCCAGGTTAAATAGCATGTAGCATATGCTAAATAACATTTCTCTTTGATTCTCTGCATGCAAATCCCCATAACCAGTTGTTGTGAGTGTTGTTATGGACCAATAAATTGCCGTAACATATCGAACCCACAGACTTTGTGATCTGTAGTTTGATATTGCTGCTCCTATCCATGTTCTTGCTGGATTGGGGTATCTATCAGCTATTAAATAATTGAAGCATCCTGAACAATGTACCGCGAAAAGTGTAACCTGAAATTtttacaaataataataataataatatagaaCTAAGTTTTCTTCATCAAGGTAGTGtacttcgattttttttcttctttttttttttaatttgaagagGGAAATGAGAGCATGCAAACTTACAGAAATTAGTTTGGTGCACCTTATCCAGTAGTAATTCAATCGGATATCCTTTTCGAGCCTAGAGGAATTGTTTTACcatatcaattttcatttaagttTTTTGTAAGTTTCAAGATGAAACGGAAAAACACTGTACCTGGCAAATAATTCACTGAGGCGCCGGAGACGCCATAATCGAAGCATGCTAAGTAACCTATAAGCAAGGCCATTTTCATGCTTTTTGAAGATTTGCCCAAGCAGTTGATATGGAATCGTTGAACAGACATCAAAAAGGAACCAGGAAGAGAAATATCTGCATATACACTATTGTCAGTTTTGTTCAACAGTTATCTTTGAACGTGTACTGTAGCATTCAAAATTACATACGTGAAAAAACTGACCTAGCCACGATCCTTTTTGGATCATCCACTAGAAGATATGACTTTTGATCCAGATACGCTAGAAAAAATGTGAGAATAATATCGATTGCAAAGAAGCTGTCAATAATATTGTCAACAAGAGAAACCTTCCAGGAGAGATTTCTCAGATATGCTAGTTCAAATGGGCAGATCCAAGCTGAATAAACAACAAGCACGAGCAAGAACGTCTCCCAGGTCCTATCCAGACAAACAAAAAGGAACTAACTATGTAAATTAACTGTGTTTTGTGTGCATATTCATATATGAGCAAGCAAATATCGATCTTACCTGTAACGGGAATCATATGGAGAAATAATGAATTTTCTCAGCTTGATAGATTGGTTTGCTCTTGCTCCTAGAGGTGGGAGTGGGTCATTGTGAAAGATATTGCTAATAGTTTCCATTGGAGTGTCTAGTTAGAAGTGGGAGGTGCCTAAGTCGAGATCTTAGTTCCTAGAGGCTGTTTTTATTACTGACATGTTGGTGGTACATTTCTGAGTGTGCCAGTTAATCTTGACTAGCTGAGTGTGAAGTGGTAGCTGTGAATGCAGCATAAATAAGGGTTTGGTTTGGCTTCAGGAAAGAAGATGGAGGAAACAATGAATTATTTGGAAAATattgttttatttggttttgttatttctaTGTGAAATAAAATCAAGTATTTCtttcaaaaaggaaaataaaaccaaGTGGTCTGGTCTTATTGCTCGTGATTTGGTTGGTTAGCTATGAATGAGTTGTAAATGTTTTGGTGTACCAAGTGGTCAGGTATTTGGAGACGACGCCTGCCAAGTATCACTTTTTAGATATGATGGGCAGCCTTTGCAGAGTTCTACATTGTAGCAATCGGAGATtaagaaaattttgaactttttttttaaagaaaatgaacTGTTTTTCCCCCCTGAAACGGACCCAGCTTCAGCTGATTCTATATTATAGCAAGAAGAGCAGAAATATCACTCTGTTTTCATTAGTTCGTGCATGTTGTTTCCAGGGACTCCTTGTATACCCCGAACTATCCCAGTTCTCTCCTAATATCCATAATTCATAATCTTTGCTGTCTGCATAGTCGCATAGAGCATGCCTTTTGAGGTGCAAAATTACGTGTGAATTTAACTGGAAAACCTCCTGGCATCTGAAGGTTCATTCCAGTTGGACCTTTCGTAAATATGGGATGGCCAAGGGTATTGAATTATCTCATTGATTCTCGTTTGCAGAAGTGCTTATTTAACCAGTTTTCCTTTATAATTTTGTACTATTTTGAGAAGATGTCGACATTACAGCACGAAGAGTTTAAATGtcattgcaagttgcaactctTAGTTCAATGACTGCATTTTGCCAGTGAAGCTGTACTGTACATCTTCTGATCAGTTGATAAGTCTATTAAATGTCTCTCTGGCCATTTTCGAGAACAGCGAAAGCTTGCCATCAGTATCATTATGTATGATCCTCGAGCCATCTAAACATGTACAAGACAGTaaaagagattttttttggttaattTTTTGAGAATAGCGAAAGCTTGTCATCAGTATTAACTATCTATTGATCCCCAAGCTATCTAAACATTCACCAGGCTCTTAGGTTTGTTTGTTAATTTTGGCTGCAAACGAAGAACTCACGGCTAATTTGGATCATTTCACGTGTCATCTTGTTTCTGACTTTGCAGGGTCCAGAGAGATCATGGAACTGGATGTGACAATTAGTGAAAAAGAAACATCTTGTTGTCAGGAGGACGTGAAGAAATGTACACAGATTGCTTTGGCTTCAGTTTTCCCTGCCTTTATCACGGACTTCCTGGGAGCTTATGGCTTGCAGGAAGCCTAACTCAGAGATCTGGTCGACCTCGTGTCCAATGCTTTCTTGTAATTTCTTCACATGCATCTACTTGATCACTTTGTTTCGTGTGTCGCCTTCAGCTCGGCTAGCTTGTGATCCCGAGTTCTAGAAAAGCATCTGGAAATGAATTGAGTTCTACTTTCAGGAATGGATAAGCTTGATTCTGTGCTCCGATCGATTAGGTCACTAATGCGAAATTGTTTCATCCATGCTGTTGACCAGTCATGTCTAAATTCTGAATTCTGGCCAAATTGAAATATTCataactaaaaaaaattccGTACATTGCAACAAGATCTAATAACATTAGATAATCTAATTAAGACTAAACAATCACTCTCAAACTCCAATTAACAATGACAGGATTAAAAATAGCCTAAATAGGCTATTCGATCAACATGTTGTGCATGAAGCAAATAGGGATTTAAACATAGTACTGCTGCATGGCCGGTGCCACATTGGTCAACAAAGATGGAGCTCATAGAAAGAGGgttgggagaggagaggtgattGATTTGTGCTTTCTCACTTacttagggggtgtttaaatgtaggggtgtaaagttttggcgtatcgcctaggatattatatagggtatcgtatggggtgttcgggcactaacaAAAAATCTAATTGCAAAATACGTtagtaaaccacgagacaaatttattaagcctaattaatctatcattagcaaatgtttactgtagcaccacaataacaaatcatggagcaactaggattaaaagatttgtctcgcaagtTAGtcgcaatttgtgtaattagttatttttttagcctatatttaatggtattcaaacgtttgatgtgatagggtgtaaagttttaagatgggatctaaacaaggccatatCCATCAACATTGGCTTCTTTTTTAAATTTGCATAGATACTAGTCATTTCAAAATGCTACTAAGTACAATCTTGGGATGAGATTTGATCCATCTAACTAGATTCGTTGTTAAAGAATAAGTCAAATTCTATTCTACTACTAGATTACAATATTTTAGACAGATGCAGTAACTTCCCACTCACAATACGGATTTCGTCACCAGACATCAGTAAAGGAGAAATTCATTCCAGTCATGACGTGTCAACTCGTAAAAATTATagcatactctctccgtcccataatataaaagattttgggtGGATATAATACATTCTATTACAATGAATCTGGTCTCATCcacctaaaatcccttatattatcaTACTAATCCATAAAGCGAACTTGGCAACCTTGTGTTAATTGAGCTGAAAATTTTATTGACAGAAACAACGCAAAGACAATGTTCGAGCCGCTTAGACTGTTCTGGCCGTGGAACCCAACATGCTGCGCTTATGGCCCATTCCAAGCccacaggagaaaaaaaatgtccacTTGGACACGTGAAGGAATAAACCGTCAACCAGTAACCACCTGTCTAATACCTGTCACAAATCACAACCCGTGGACCCACCATGAGCACCGGAGTCATGGACCCACCATGAGCACCGGAGTCGGTCTAGCTCGCTGGTCTACGTGCACCGAGTCCACGAGCACCCCACCCACACCCACCGACCCACCCCACCAACGCATCGGCgcaacgccgtcgccgtcgccgtcgccgtcgcggtctAGAAAAAGCCGCCGCGATCTCCGACCGTGTCGTGCGCTCCTGTCCCCCTCCTCTCCGACGAGCCGCCTCGCCCATGGCGTCGCCTCCgtccgctccctcctcctccgccgccgcggccgcgcgtgCCGCTCCCCATCGCCCGCGCTTGCGGTCGCGGCGAtctctccggccgccgccgcagccgcagccgcgggTGCTTCCCTCTTCCGTCGCCTGCCGATCCTCCGCTCTCCGGGTGAGTTCCCAGATCTCGCGGGCTCCTTCGTTCCTTCTCCTCCTGCTAGGGTTCCGCATCGGGGGAATCGCCGCCTCGCTGATGTTCATCGAGGCTTTAGCACGTGTACTATTGGCACGAAATGAGTGTTCTCTTCTAGTTTTTCCCCGTCTGATTATCCATGTGTTGGCGAGTTGGGATGCTGCTTGTGTGATTCGTTTCGATGCTATTTGATCTCGTCGAGACGGTTAGGATGTTGCCTGTTGGAGAAATCGTCCACAGTATCACCTTGGATTTCTGAGTGGTGACTTTATGATGGATGTTTGTATATAACTAATTGAGTTTGCGCGA
Proteins encoded in this window:
- the LOC127777004 gene encoding potassium channel KAT2 produces the protein METISNIFHNDPLPPLGARANQSIKLRKFIISPYDSRYRTWETFLLVLVVYSAWICPFELAYLRNLSWKVSLVDNIIDSFFAIDIILTFFLAYLDQKSYLLVDDPKRIVARYFSSWFLFDVCSTIPYQLLGQIFKKHENGLAYRLLSMLRLWRLRRLSELFARLEKDIRLNYYWIRCTKLISVTLFAVHCSGCFNYLIADRYPNPARTWIGAAISNYRSQSLWVRYVTAIYWSITTLTTTGYGDLHAENQREMLFSICYMLFNLGLTAYLIGNMTNLVVQGSCRTRNFRDTIHAASQFAARNKLPGHIKDEMLSHICLRYKTEGLKQKETLDSLPKGIRSSIACNLFLPVIEKVYLFHGVSFTCMIQLVTEMEAEYYPPREVVILQNEAPRDVYILVSGAVEERVEIDGTEKVQEVLCDGEIFGEIGVICSIPQPCAFHTIKVSQLLRLNTAVLKNIIKENSDDRRVILNNLSQKMNQDHRFSTEVMEKSLQMMHQHFGEYNRCSALNQDNEKNELKANNGHSMALEWKRVTIHMYSQRNKRPEAPLAKVINLPGSLDKLFAIACQKFNNYRLTKLVNPEFAEIDDITVIRDGDHLFFMEI